A genomic segment from Nocardiopsis sp. Huas11 encodes:
- a CDS encoding nucleotide disphospho-sugar-binding domain-containing protein: protein MVPTAWALRAAGHEVRIGTGPSMTDAAADTGLTVMPVGESADGATEDAAAGPAGRGRAAWWSAVNDPLVTDLVAVCREWEPDLVLWESATLAGAIAAEAVGAAHGRFLAGSDPLVHGRAAAGDAGPGTPRAWLEETAPRFGVSPSDSLLLGRFSVHQLPEGLRSEVREAEGPRLSVRPVPYRGAASLPSWARGEAAGPRVLVDWSSWDRSAEGSELLAAAATGLDAELVVLCPAGREEELPSLPEDVRVADASATHLLLDSASLLVHGGGFDVACAAAAHLLPQVAVLNPAFPDAAALMRPLVERGCAVSLTPAEALGGALRDTVSRALAGADGTAVQALGKEVAATPAPSELVSVLEELAGAAHAS from the coding sequence ATGGTGCCGACGGCCTGGGCGCTGCGCGCGGCCGGGCACGAGGTGCGTATCGGCACCGGGCCGTCCATGACCGATGCCGCGGCCGACACCGGCCTGACCGTGATGCCGGTGGGCGAGAGCGCCGACGGGGCCACCGAGGACGCCGCGGCGGGTCCGGCCGGCCGGGGCCGTGCCGCGTGGTGGAGCGCGGTCAACGATCCGCTGGTCACGGACCTGGTCGCCGTGTGCCGTGAATGGGAGCCCGATCTGGTCCTGTGGGAGTCCGCGACCCTCGCCGGCGCGATCGCCGCGGAGGCGGTCGGAGCCGCGCACGGGAGGTTCCTGGCCGGGTCGGACCCCCTCGTCCACGGCCGCGCGGCCGCCGGGGACGCCGGTCCGGGCACGCCGCGGGCGTGGCTGGAGGAGACGGCCCCGCGGTTCGGTGTCTCCCCCTCGGACTCCCTCCTCCTGGGCCGGTTCTCGGTCCACCAGCTGCCGGAGGGCCTGCGCTCCGAGGTGCGGGAGGCGGAGGGGCCCCGGTTGTCCGTACGGCCCGTGCCCTACCGCGGCGCCGCCTCACTCCCCTCCTGGGCACGCGGTGAGGCGGCGGGGCCAAGGGTCCTGGTGGACTGGTCGTCCTGGGACAGGAGCGCCGAGGGGTCGGAGCTCCTCGCCGCGGCGGCCACGGGCCTGGACGCCGAACTCGTCGTGCTCTGTCCGGCCGGTCGGGAGGAGGAGCTGCCGTCCCTTCCAGAGGACGTGCGCGTGGCCGACGCGTCGGCCACCCACCTGCTCCTGGACTCGGCTTCGCTGCTGGTCCACGGTGGCGGCTTCGACGTCGCCTGCGCGGCGGCGGCCCATCTGCTGCCCCAGGTGGCGGTGCTCAACCCGGCCTTCCCCGACGCGGCCGCCCTGATGCGGCCCCTGGTGGAACGGGGATGCGCGGTCTCGCTCACTCCGGCCGAGGCACTCGGAGGCGCCCTGCGCGACACGGTCTCGCGCGCGCTCGCCGGTGCCGACGGGACCGCTGTGCAGGCCCTGGGCAAGGAGGTGGCGGCGACGCCCGCGCCCAGCGAGCTCGTCTCCGTCCTGGAGGAGCTCGCCGGGGCCGCGCACGCTTCCTGA
- a CDS encoding sugar nucleotidyltransferase — MKGIVLAGGTGSRLFPSTRGVSKHLFPVYDKPMFYYPVSVLMQAGVREILIISTPETLPLIRRVLGDGNQLGVEFSYAAQAEPRGIAEAFLIGRSHIEGGRSALVLGDNIFHGESMFSLLDRAASASAGCVLFGCEVAEPQRYAVAGFGDDGRLDSLVEKPAEPVSDYAVAGLYFYDERVVEIAEQVVPSGRGELEVTDVNRAYMKLDDVQVVTMGKEIKWLDLGTEDSLMEGAGYVSSVLRDSGSRVACLEEIALRMGFIGPEQCHRLGEAMGASPYGEYVMSVAQGRGTGEKPALDALVWQGAAV, encoded by the coding sequence TTGAAAGGTATTGTTCTGGCCGGAGGTACGGGTAGCCGTCTCTTCCCGTCCACCCGTGGCGTGTCGAAGCATCTTTTCCCTGTGTATGACAAGCCGATGTTCTACTACCCGGTCTCCGTTCTCATGCAGGCGGGGGTCAGGGAGATACTCATCATCTCCACGCCCGAGACGCTTCCCCTGATCCGTCGGGTGCTGGGGGACGGGAACCAGCTGGGGGTCGAGTTCTCCTACGCGGCGCAGGCGGAGCCCAGGGGGATCGCGGAAGCCTTTCTCATCGGGCGCTCCCACATCGAGGGAGGGCGCAGCGCGCTGGTCCTCGGGGACAACATCTTCCATGGTGAGAGCATGTTCTCCCTGTTGGATCGGGCCGCCTCCGCCTCGGCGGGCTGCGTCCTCTTCGGCTGCGAGGTCGCCGAACCCCAGCGTTACGCCGTCGCGGGTTTCGGTGACGACGGCCGGCTGGACTCCTTGGTCGAGAAGCCGGCCGAGCCGGTCTCCGACTACGCCGTCGCCGGCCTCTACTTCTACGACGAACGCGTGGTGGAAATCGCCGAACAGGTCGTCCCCTCCGGCCGCGGCGAGTTGGAGGTGACGGACGTCAACCGGGCCTACATGAAACTCGACGACGTCCAGGTGGTGACGATGGGAAAGGAAATCAAGTGGCTTGATCTCGGCACGGAGGATTCCTTGATGGAAGGCGCCGGATACGTGTCCTCCGTGCTGCGGGACTCCGGTTCTCGGGTCGCCTGCCTCGAAGAGATCGCATTGCGTATGGGATTCATCGGCCCGGAGCAGTGCCACCGCCTGGGAGAGGCGATGGGAGCCTCTCCCTACGGCGAGTACGTCATGTCCGTGGCCCAGGGGCGGGGTACCGGTGAGAAACCCGCGCTCGATGCCCTCGTATGGCAGGGTGCGGCCGTATGA
- the rfbB gene encoding dTDP-glucose 4,6-dehydratase, whose translation MRILVTGGAGFIGSNFVRRVLSDVYPFFEGAEVVVLDKLTYAGTLGSLSPVEDDPRLRFVQGDICDEELVRGLLDEVSTVVHCAAETHVDRSITDSAGFVRTNVLGTHTLLEQALAAGVERFVLVSTDEVYGTLDSGAWTETDPLEPNSPYSASKSGSDLLARAFHRTYGMRVCVTRCANNYGPFQFPEKMIPLFATNLLDGLPVPLYGDGGNVREWVHVDDHCDALALAAEHGAAGEVYNIGGTAERTNIEVTEAILGLLGHDDSMVRYVQDRKGHDRRYSVDDSKAVRELGYAPAVPFGEGLERTIAWYAANRWWWEPLKKRATEAVL comes from the coding sequence ATGAGAATCTTGGTCACCGGAGGAGCCGGATTCATCGGTTCCAATTTCGTCAGGCGTGTGCTCTCGGACGTCTACCCCTTCTTCGAGGGGGCCGAGGTCGTGGTCCTCGACAAGCTGACCTACGCGGGAACCCTGGGCAGCCTCTCCCCGGTCGAGGACGACCCCCGCCTGCGCTTCGTCCAGGGCGACATCTGCGACGAGGAGCTCGTGCGCGGTCTGCTGGACGAGGTGTCCACGGTCGTCCACTGCGCGGCCGAGACCCACGTGGACCGGTCGATCACCGACTCCGCGGGCTTCGTCCGGACCAACGTCCTCGGGACCCACACGCTCCTCGAACAGGCGCTGGCCGCGGGGGTGGAGCGCTTCGTCCTCGTCTCGACCGACGAGGTCTACGGAACCCTGGACTCGGGTGCGTGGACCGAGACCGACCCGCTGGAGCCGAACTCTCCCTACTCGGCCAGCAAGAGCGGGTCCGACCTCCTGGCCCGCGCCTTCCACCGGACCTACGGGATGCGGGTCTGTGTCACACGCTGCGCCAACAACTACGGCCCGTTCCAGTTCCCCGAGAAGATGATCCCCCTGTTCGCGACCAACCTGCTGGACGGACTGCCGGTTCCGCTCTACGGCGACGGCGGCAACGTGCGGGAGTGGGTCCACGTGGACGACCACTGCGACGCCCTGGCCCTGGCGGCCGAGCACGGGGCGGCGGGAGAGGTCTACAACATCGGTGGGACGGCCGAGCGCACGAACATCGAGGTGACCGAGGCGATCCTCGGGCTTCTGGGCCACGACGACTCGATGGTCCGCTACGTCCAGGACCGCAAGGGCCACGACCGCAGGTACTCGGTCGACGACTCCAAGGCCGTGCGCGAACTCGGCTACGCGCCGGCGGTCCCCTTCGGAGAGGGCCTGGAGCGCACCATCGCCTGGTACGCGGCCAACCGCTGGTGGTGGGAGCCGCTCAAGAAGCGGGCTACCGAGGCGGTCCTGTGA
- a CDS encoding acyl-CoA synthetase — protein MSDRLSPAELFALLPSSPEVMDRPWTVDWAAQTSAPADLLRELVPERMEFSTSGSTGGPRSWFRGRDQLLSEARMLADLLADSAPEAVVTFAPPKHVYGMLASVLMPALLGVPVWYVPRFAPLPPEGPRGWAVVSIPWTFPILNRRGDWLDRAERLAFLHSTSTLPESAAELMGRLGERATLTEIFGSTETGGVAHRRWSPANRPWTLFPDVEFGEGAGARGEESGLVVRSPRLAAPEGGTVATEWCMDDHVVRLGDRSFGFAGRRTRLVNVNGHRLDLESMEDRLRGVVRCADLACVPVTDSMTGEHFELWIVPGAEGPPTDRVLAEAVRSAEYRPRAVRVVERIDRSETGKLRRVQSAHVRSEGADA, from the coding sequence GTGTCTGACCGACTCTCCCCCGCCGAGCTCTTCGCTCTGCTTCCCTCGTCCCCTGAAGTCATGGACCGTCCCTGGACGGTGGACTGGGCGGCGCAGACCAGCGCCCCCGCGGACCTCCTCCGCGAGCTGGTGCCCGAACGGATGGAGTTCTCCACGTCGGGGAGCACCGGCGGCCCCCGCTCCTGGTTCCGTGGCCGGGACCAGCTCCTGTCCGAGGCCCGGATGCTCGCGGACCTGCTCGCCGACTCCGCGCCCGAGGCGGTCGTGACCTTCGCTCCCCCCAAACACGTCTACGGGATGCTCGCGAGCGTCCTCATGCCCGCGCTGCTCGGGGTGCCCGTCTGGTACGTTCCGCGGTTCGCACCGTTGCCGCCCGAGGGACCGCGCGGTTGGGCCGTGGTGTCCATCCCCTGGACCTTCCCCATCCTCAACAGGCGCGGGGACTGGCTCGACCGGGCCGAACGCCTCGCCTTCCTGCACAGCACGTCGACGCTTCCGGAGAGCGCGGCCGAGCTCATGGGCCGGCTCGGGGAGAGGGCGACGCTGACGGAGATCTTCGGCTCCACGGAGACGGGGGGCGTGGCCCACCGCCGGTGGAGCCCCGCGAACCGGCCCTGGACCCTCTTCCCCGACGTGGAGTTCGGTGAGGGGGCCGGTGCCAGGGGAGAGGAGAGCGGACTCGTCGTCCGCAGCCCTCGGCTGGCCGCCCCGGAAGGGGGAACCGTCGCGACCGAGTGGTGCATGGACGACCATGTGGTCCGTCTCGGGGACCGGTCCTTCGGTTTCGCCGGACGCAGGACGCGTCTGGTCAACGTCAACGGCCACCGCCTGGACCTGGAGTCCATGGAGGACCGCCTCCGCGGGGTCGTGCGGTGCGCGGACCTGGCCTGCGTGCCCGTCACCGACTCCATGACCGGTGAGCACTTCGAGCTGTGGATCGTCCCCGGTGCCGAGGGGCCGCCGACCGACCGGGTCCTGGCCGAGGCGGTGCGCTCCGCCGAGTACCGGCCCCGGGCCGTGCGGGTGGTGGAGCGGATCGACCGCTCGGAGACAGGCAAGTTGAGGCGTGTGCAGTCGGCGCACGTCCGTTCCGAAGGAGCCGATGCATGA
- a CDS encoding aromatic amino acid ammonia-lyase gives MSSKSSGLDEILRLTDPEARIGWTADDLARMRESATTMAKHLAEGEEVYGVTRGFGPLVAFPASESAGAQGEGLISHLGSAQGEPLSAEVSRLVFALRILSMRRGHSAVDVGFWKGLVDLWNRGFTPVIPCEGTVSASGDLQPLASAALSLAGQGEAWVRAEGGGFRRVDSAEALADLDVEPVRWTAREALAFVNGSGVGLALALHNLKRISDAVRAVALLTSRMAELLGANPQAYSEGIASARGQVGQAAVAGWIREGLTPGAVRDPSRPLQEPYSLRCASQVLGAVADQLAAAECILLREAGGTTDNPVSHDGEILHGGNFHAMPVGLASDQMGLCLQQVAFLADRQLSLLCASETNGGLPPMLTPIPGAGSGLAGVQISATSFVSRIRQLVTPSSLTALPCNNGNQDHVPVALNGANSVAQAVDLAWLVVGSLGVGLAQLAAILGRREETGVWARVAELSPPLDRDRPLAAEVRAVRDVLAEEAAARAGEWRLPDLS, from the coding sequence ATGAGTTCGAAGTCGAGCGGACTCGACGAGATCCTCCGTCTGACGGACCCGGAGGCCCGGATCGGGTGGACCGCGGACGACCTGGCGCGGATGCGGGAGAGCGCCACGACGATGGCCAAGCACCTCGCCGAGGGCGAGGAGGTCTACGGGGTCACCCGCGGCTTCGGTCCGCTCGTGGCCTTCCCCGCGTCGGAGAGCGCCGGAGCCCAGGGCGAAGGCCTCATCTCCCATCTGGGCAGTGCCCAGGGAGAGCCCTTGTCCGCCGAGGTCAGCCGGCTCGTCTTCGCTCTGCGCATCCTCAGCATGCGCCGCGGCCACTCCGCGGTCGACGTCGGGTTCTGGAAGGGGCTGGTCGACCTGTGGAACCGGGGGTTCACCCCGGTGATCCCCTGTGAGGGCACGGTGAGCGCCAGCGGCGACCTCCAGCCCCTGGCGAGCGCCGCGCTCTCGCTCGCGGGCCAGGGTGAGGCCTGGGTCCGGGCGGAGGGAGGCGGTTTTCGCCGGGTCGACTCGGCGGAAGCCCTGGCCGACCTGGACGTCGAACCCGTGCGGTGGACGGCTCGGGAGGCGTTGGCGTTCGTCAACGGCAGCGGGGTGGGCCTCGCGCTCGCCCTGCACAACCTCAAGCGGATCTCGGACGCGGTCCGCGCCGTCGCCCTGCTGACCTCCCGGATGGCCGAGCTCCTGGGCGCCAACCCCCAGGCCTACAGTGAGGGGATCGCCAGTGCACGGGGACAGGTCGGCCAGGCCGCGGTCGCGGGCTGGATCCGTGAGGGCCTGACCCCGGGCGCCGTACGCGATCCCTCCCGTCCCCTTCAGGAGCCCTACAGCCTGCGGTGCGCCTCGCAGGTCCTCGGCGCGGTCGCGGACCAGCTCGCGGCGGCCGAGTGCATCCTCCTGCGCGAGGCGGGCGGTACCACCGACAATCCCGTCAGTCACGACGGGGAGATCCTGCACGGGGGCAACTTCCACGCGATGCCGGTGGGTTTGGCCTCCGACCAGATGGGGCTCTGCCTCCAGCAGGTCGCCTTCCTGGCCGACCGCCAGCTCTCCCTGCTCTGCGCGTCGGAGACCAACGGCGGCCTGCCGCCCATGCTGACGCCCATTCCCGGGGCCGGCAGCGGGCTGGCCGGGGTCCAGATCAGTGCCACGTCGTTCGTCTCGCGTATCCGCCAGTTGGTCACGCCGTCGAGTCTCACCGCCCTCCCCTGTAACAACGGCAACCAGGATCACGTGCCGGTCGCCCTGAACGGGGCCAATTCCGTAGCCCAGGCCGTCGATCTGGCGTGGCTGGTGGTCGGATCGCTGGGTGTGGGCCTGGCCCAGCTCGCCGCGATTCTGGGGCGCCGGGAGGAGACCGGGGTCTGGGCGCGCGTCGCCGAGCTCTCCCCGCCCCTGGACCGGGACCGGCCCCTGGCCGCCGAGGTCCGTGCGGTGCGGGACGTGCTCGCCGAGGAGGCCGCGGCCCGCGCGGGGGAGTGGCGGCTGCCGGACCTCTCCTGA
- a CDS encoding activator-dependent family glycosyltransferase — protein sequence MRVLIASVAERSHFLNLVPLGWALRSAGHEVLVASQPALEPVVRATGLSYVSVGRDHQLRRVMRTRHRAAPGELGEFTMTEDRPEVLTWEYLLGGLKKTVTWWWRMVNEPMADDLVDLCRAWRPDLVVWEPTTFSAAIAAEACEARHVRYLWGADDFGCTRDRFLSQWAERPEDEREDPLADWLTRIAGRNGVDYSETLVTGHATVEQVPPDLRLPTPESIRYLPVRYVPYNGRAALPHWLRTPPDRPRIGLSLGTSVNDWYGDREIDLSEVLEGLAELDAEVVATLPAAERERLGTTPPNTRLVEYTPVHALAPTCAAMITQGGPGTTLTALSHGVPQLLTPSTTMFDQVRTSRLVERAGAGRLLAPDQVTAQSVEREVRLLLEDARHTAAAGDVRDRMAAMPAPADLARTLTSPD from the coding sequence GTGAGGGTACTCATCGCGTCGGTCGCGGAACGGAGCCATTTCCTGAACCTGGTTCCCCTGGGCTGGGCCCTGCGTTCGGCCGGTCACGAGGTGCTGGTGGCCAGCCAGCCCGCGCTCGAACCCGTCGTGCGCGCCACCGGCCTGTCCTACGTGAGCGTCGGACGCGACCACCAGCTCAGGCGGGTCATGCGCACCAGGCACCGTGCGGCTCCCGGCGAGCTGGGCGAGTTCACCATGACCGAGGACCGCCCCGAGGTTCTCACCTGGGAGTACCTCCTCGGCGGTCTGAAGAAGACCGTCACGTGGTGGTGGCGCATGGTCAATGAGCCCATGGCCGATGATCTGGTCGACCTGTGCCGTGCGTGGCGTCCCGACCTCGTGGTCTGGGAGCCCACCACCTTCTCGGCGGCCATCGCCGCCGAGGCCTGCGAAGCCCGCCACGTCCGCTACCTGTGGGGCGCCGACGACTTCGGCTGCACGAGGGACCGCTTCCTGTCCCAGTGGGCCGAGCGGCCGGAGGACGAACGCGAGGACCCCCTCGCCGACTGGCTCACCCGCATCGCCGGACGCAACGGCGTCGACTACTCCGAGACCCTGGTGACCGGGCACGCGACCGTCGAGCAGGTCCCACCCGACCTGCGGCTGCCCACACCCGAGAGCATCCGCTACCTGCCGGTGCGCTACGTCCCCTACAACGGCCGCGCCGCCCTCCCGCACTGGCTCCGCACACCACCCGACCGCCCCCGCATCGGGCTCAGCCTCGGCACCAGCGTGAACGACTGGTACGGGGACCGCGAGATCGACCTCTCCGAGGTCCTGGAGGGGCTGGCGGAACTGGACGCCGAGGTCGTGGCCACCCTTCCCGCCGCCGAACGCGAACGCCTGGGCACCACCCCTCCCAACACCCGCCTCGTCGAGTACACCCCTGTCCACGCCCTGGCCCCCACCTGCGCCGCCATGATCACCCAGGGGGGACCGGGCACCACGCTGACGGCCCTGTCCCACGGTGTCCCCCAACTGCTCACACCCAGCACCACCATGTTCGACCAGGTCCGCACGTCCCGGCTCGTGGAGCGCGCCGGAGCGGGCCGGCTCCTGGCCCCCGACCAGGTCACCGCCCAGAGCGTGGAGCGAGAGGTCCGCCTCCTCCTGGAGGACGCCCGGCACACCGCCGCGGCGGGCGACGTGCGTGACCGCATGGCCGCCATGCCCGCCCCCGCCGACCTCGCCCGGACCCTCACCTCTCCCGACTGA
- a CDS encoding NAD(P)-dependent oxidoreductase, with protein MTGGTGFIGSHLVDALVARGDEVAVLGPRGAPEFPSPLWEKAEYVRGSVTSRADLERVITPGVDVVYHLAALVGVDKYLASPLDVIDVNFVGTRNVVDRSLEVGARVVYASTSEVFGKNPKAPWDEDADRVLGSTAAEQWVYSSSKGLAEHLVLGYVRERGLWASVVRYFNVYGPRQRPAFLISRSIHRALRGEPPVVYGRGDQRRSFAFVEDAVEATILAGSSPRAAGECFNVGDTEEVSIRAAVELIVELTGTVDGVASVDAGSRSGASHQGLHRNSPDTARIRSLLGWESSVGLRDGLARTVRWARENPRWLDRPEGASR; from the coding sequence GTGACAGGGGGGACCGGTTTCATCGGAAGCCACCTCGTCGACGCGCTCGTCGCCCGCGGGGACGAGGTGGCCGTGCTCGGCCCCCGGGGAGCTCCGGAGTTCCCCTCGCCCCTGTGGGAGAAGGCGGAGTACGTGCGGGGCAGCGTGACCTCCCGCGCCGACCTCGAACGCGTCATCACACCGGGTGTGGACGTGGTCTACCACCTTGCCGCCCTCGTGGGGGTCGACAAGTACCTCGCCTCGCCCCTGGACGTCATCGACGTCAACTTCGTCGGGACCCGGAACGTCGTCGACCGGTCCCTGGAGGTCGGGGCGAGGGTCGTCTACGCGAGCACGAGCGAGGTGTTCGGAAAGAATCCGAAGGCGCCGTGGGACGAGGACGCCGACCGTGTCCTGGGCTCCACCGCCGCCGAACAGTGGGTTTATTCCTCGAGCAAGGGGCTCGCCGAGCACCTGGTCCTGGGATATGTGCGGGAGAGGGGCCTGTGGGCTTCCGTCGTCCGCTATTTCAATGTGTACGGGCCACGGCAGAGGCCGGCCTTCCTGATCAGTAGAAGCATCCATCGCGCACTGCGCGGAGAACCGCCCGTGGTCTACGGACGGGGCGATCAGAGGAGGAGTTTCGCCTTCGTCGAGGACGCGGTCGAGGCCACCATCCTCGCCGGTTCGAGCCCGCGGGCGGCCGGTGAGTGCTTCAACGTGGGCGACACCGAGGAGGTCTCGATCCGCGCGGCGGTCGAGCTGATCGTCGAACTCACGGGAACGGTCGACGGTGTCGCCTCGGTGGACGCGGGAAGCCGGTCGGGCGCCTCGCACCAGGGCCTGCACCGGAACTCGCCCGACACGGCCAGGATCCGGTCGCTGCTGGGCTGGGAGAGTTCGGTCGGCCTCCGTGACGGGCTCGCCCGGACCGTCCGCTGGGCGAGGGAGAACCCGCGGTGGCTCGACCGGCCGGAGGGCGCCTCCCGTTGA
- a CDS encoding class I SAM-dependent methyltransferase — MTETSTCRICEGTVRRFVDFGEQPLSDAFRDPSDETEEFFYGLAVGHCSGCDMVQLMEAVPRERMFHEGYPYYSSGSTVMRSHFQTTAARLISEYATGEDPFIVELGSNDGVMLESVARAGIRHLGMEPSASVAEVARSKGVRVREAFFEKATALEILEQDGPADVVYAANTFCHIPYVDSVLAGLGELLVPEGVFVFEDPYFGDVIEKASFDQFYDEHFFLFTATSVAGMARRFGFSLVDVERLPTHGGELRYTLAREGRRTPTLRVARMLQEEARRGLTSPAALRAFADRVRANGDRLVGELRALRDQGKRVVGYGATAKSATVLNFCGIGPDLLEYVCDTTPDKQGRLTPGSHVPVVGHDRFTEAYPDYALLLAWNHADEIMAKETGFRDAGGRWIHYVPEVRVV; from the coding sequence GTGACCGAGACAAGCACGTGCCGCATCTGCGAGGGAACCGTGAGGAGGTTCGTCGACTTCGGGGAGCAGCCGCTCTCCGACGCCTTTCGCGACCCCTCGGACGAGACCGAGGAGTTCTTCTACGGACTCGCCGTCGGACACTGCTCCGGCTGCGACATGGTCCAGCTCATGGAGGCGGTGCCCCGCGAGCGCATGTTCCACGAGGGGTACCCCTACTACTCGTCCGGTTCGACCGTGATGCGGTCCCATTTCCAGACCACGGCGGCCAGGCTCATCTCCGAGTACGCGACGGGGGAGGACCCGTTCATCGTCGAGCTGGGCAGCAACGACGGCGTCATGCTGGAGTCCGTGGCCCGGGCGGGCATCCGGCACCTGGGCATGGAGCCCTCCGCCTCGGTGGCCGAGGTCGCCCGGAGCAAGGGGGTCAGGGTCCGCGAGGCCTTCTTCGAGAAGGCCACCGCCCTGGAGATCCTGGAACAGGACGGCCCCGCCGACGTGGTCTACGCCGCCAACACCTTCTGCCACATCCCCTACGTGGACTCGGTCCTGGCCGGCCTCGGGGAACTGCTGGTACCGGAGGGCGTCTTCGTCTTCGAGGACCCCTACTTCGGGGACGTGATCGAGAAGGCCTCCTTCGACCAGTTCTATGACGAGCACTTCTTCCTCTTCACGGCCACCTCCGTGGCGGGCATGGCGCGACGGTTCGGGTTCTCACTCGTGGACGTGGAGCGGCTGCCGACGCATGGAGGCGAGCTCCGGTACACCCTCGCGAGAGAGGGGCGCCGGACGCCCACCCTCCGCGTGGCGCGGATGCTCCAGGAGGAGGCCCGCCGCGGGTTGACCTCCCCGGCCGCGCTGCGCGCGTTCGCCGACCGGGTGCGTGCCAACGGCGATCGCCTGGTCGGTGAACTGCGCGCGCTGCGGGACCAGGGCAAGCGGGTCGTGGGCTACGGGGCCACGGCCAAGAGCGCGACCGTCCTCAACTTCTGCGGGATCGGGCCCGACCTCCTGGAGTACGTCTGCGACACGACGCCCGACAAGCAGGGCAGGCTCACCCCGGGGTCGCACGTGCCCGTGGTCGGCCACGACCGCTTCACCGAGGCCTACCCCGACTACGCGCTTCTCCTGGCCTGGAACCACGCGGACGAGATCATGGCCAAGGAGACGGGGTTCCGCGACGCGGGGGGACGCTGGATCCACTACGTCCCCGAGGTCCGGGTCGTCTGA